A stretch of the uncultured Desulfobacter sp. genome encodes the following:
- a CDS encoding acyltransferase family protein, producing MKIISLTLSLARIFATFGIYMFHVLSQFGVNNHNIDFISILVFCFLTGYLSSNVKLDRYQWLKKRVFSIMLPYWLVIIPVLLANRVVSYKETTLLEDLVTFWGGNMFLKNKVYVIAWYITFILLIYLFTYFQSLYKNLYFKIIVWAIGSCIFSLWLHKEYYFLSFAIGFLISTRYPVLPGRKNNKNYMENKLFSIQSYCYCFFLIHGGVLVALCYFLHINIVELFLYGMLLSVFGAITLKKAVKLVQRQIPRSINVG from the coding sequence GTGAAAATTATTTCTTTAACACTAAGCCTTGCGAGAATATTTGCCACATTTGGTATATATATGTTTCATGTTTTAAGTCAATTTGGAGTCAACAATCACAACATCGATTTTATTTCTATTTTGGTCTTCTGTTTTTTAACTGGTTATCTTTCATCTAACGTGAAATTAGATCGTTATCAGTGGTTAAAAAAAAGGGTGTTTTCGATAATGCTACCATACTGGTTGGTCATCATACCTGTCTTGTTGGCAAATCGGGTTGTTTCTTATAAGGAAACCACGCTTTTGGAGGATTTAGTTACTTTTTGGGGTGGGAATATGTTTTTAAAGAATAAAGTATATGTGATTGCCTGGTATATCACTTTTATACTTCTTATCTATCTGTTTACATATTTCCAATCTTTATATAAAAACTTATACTTTAAAATCATAGTTTGGGCTATTGGGTCCTGTATTTTTTCGTTGTGGTTGCATAAAGAATATTATTTTTTATCATTTGCTATCGGTTTTTTAATATCTACTCGCTATCCAGTTCTCCCGGGCAGAAAAAATAATAAAAATTATATGGAGAATAAGTTGTTTTCAATTCAGAGCTATTGTTATTGTTTTTTTTTGATCCATGGTGGTGTATTGGTCGCTTTATGTTATTTTTTACATATCAATATCGTTGAATTGTTTTTGTATGGAATGCTTTTAAGTGTTTTTGGTGCAATCACCTTGAAAAAAGCTGTGAAATTAGTACAAAGACAAATACCGAGGTCTATCAATGTTGGATGA
- a CDS encoding CDP-alcohol phosphatidyltransferase family protein, producing the protein MIESINELREICFKDPDKYGKIPFISRAIIHPYVSIYVTKLLILLGLSGLQATVLMLFINVSALFFLFLGYTAIGGGLLLLGWILDHSDGEVCRYRNESTALGIFLDCLTHRLTYPGIYLGLGYCVSVNSGMNYFYLGAGASYFMSLNIMNRLDKRIISSSRKDIKYCYSVILEYINNCAITYNSKIVMGVKYFYALFLSGYGVIFNLLLIVSSLFGFVQVFFIFMSIIVIFNALFSLYADQQYTFKIKGKDLRGE; encoded by the coding sequence ATGATAGAAAGCATCAATGAGTTAAGAGAAATATGTTTTAAAGACCCAGACAAATATGGGAAAATACCTTTTATTAGTAGAGCTATAATTCATCCATATGTATCAATTTATGTTACTAAATTATTGATACTTTTAGGGCTTTCTGGGCTTCAAGCAACGGTTCTGATGCTTTTTATAAATGTTTCTGCATTGTTTTTTTTGTTTTTGGGGTATACGGCAATCGGAGGAGGGTTGCTTTTGCTAGGTTGGATTTTAGACCATTCTGATGGAGAAGTTTGTCGGTACCGAAATGAATCGACTGCCCTTGGAATATTTTTAGATTGCCTAACACATAGACTTACTTACCCTGGCATATATTTGGGCCTTGGCTATTGTGTTAGTGTCAATAGTGGAATGAATTATTTTTATTTGGGTGCGGGAGCCTCATATTTTATGTCTTTAAATATTATGAATCGTTTGGATAAAAGAATTATCTCTTCCTCCCGTAAAGATATTAAGTACTGTTACTCAGTGATCTTGGAATACATAAATAATTGTGCAATTACTTATAACAGCAAAATTGTAATGGGTGTTAAATATTTTTATGCGCTTTTTTTGTCTGGCTATGGGGTGATATTTAATCTTCTACTAATCGTTTCATCACTGTTTGGCTTTGTTCAGGTATTTTTTATTTTTATGTCAATTATAGTGATCTTTAATGCACTATTTAGTCTATATGCAGATCAACAGTATACATTCAAAATAAAGGGGAAAGACCTGCGAGGAGAATGA
- a CDS encoding sulfotransferase domain-containing protein: MNIFQRAIKVTRNAEVYFKSDEFADININNVHIILADSRSGSTYFQENLNCHPENCEFGEIYGQKSFASIFSDQRRQINFFSQIVSRSGAVNNGCKITFTQLVRNIESVHFLRAYRQCKYILLERTNIVASTVSLLKAQRSGEFHSRQVPVKTEKITINPSELKMMIEYRKAFRNISINLLDLLNIPYFRVTYEAMVEQPKKVFDGVFNFIGLSKCETFSSLKKSNPTRLLDIIENYSEVKRCFDGTEYAKFFD, from the coding sequence ATGAATATATTCCAGCGGGCAATCAAAGTTACAAGAAATGCAGAAGTTTATTTTAAAAGTGACGAATTTGCTGACATCAATATAAATAATGTTCATATCATCCTAGCAGATTCACGATCAGGATCAACCTATTTTCAGGAGAACCTTAATTGTCATCCTGAAAATTGTGAGTTTGGAGAGATTTACGGACAGAAATCTTTTGCCTCCATTTTCAGTGACCAGCGGCGGCAAATTAATTTTTTCAGTCAGATTGTATCAAGATCTGGGGCAGTAAATAACGGCTGTAAGATAACCTTCACACAATTGGTGAGAAATATTGAAAGTGTTCATTTTCTAAGAGCTTACCGGCAGTGCAAATATATTCTTTTGGAGAGAACAAATATTGTTGCTTCTACGGTATCATTATTGAAAGCGCAAAGGTCAGGTGAATTTCACTCAAGACAGGTTCCAGTAAAAACAGAAAAAATAACTATCAATCCTTCGGAATTGAAAATGATGATAGAATATAGGAAGGCCTTTCGCAATATTTCAATAAATTTGTTGGATTTATTGAATATCCCCTACTTTAGGGTTACTTACGAAGCTATGGTTGAACAGCCAAAAAAGGTTTTTGATGGAGTTTTTAATTTTATCGGATTGTCGAAATGTGAAACTTTTTCTTCTTTGAAAAAGTCAAACCCAACTCGACTACTTGATATTATAGAAAATTATTCCGAAGTGAAACGGTGTTTTGACGGTACGGAGTACGCTAAGTTTTTTGATTAA
- a CDS encoding alkaline phosphatase family protein, with amino-acid sequence MLDDTRARKKKKAVIAILIDALGWELVKKYKAFSDIADYRTGLRTILGFSSSAVPTVLSGVSGDKMELWNSVYYSPQTSPYKWLKRFEWVPELLKENRYSRFLIRQFSRRMAKHRGYFSDFAIPVKYLPQFDLCEKRNIYSPGGLIGNQSIFDDLERIQKKYKVYSYVQGASDEHIFSKVNNDIINSTSDVFYLYLCQLDAFLHAHVNEPEKVKQKIRWYERQVTNLVENAQKHYCNIVLHIFSDHGMVPIKSTVDMITTIKELGFTEGKDYAVMYDSTMARFWFMNAKCRDAITQKLFELEYGNIVSDTILKEEGAFFEDRRFGEIIFLMQPGTLICPSYMSYTPVQGMHGFSPDDPDMEASYLANIVPKAPPKHIRDIKRAILETI; translated from the coding sequence ATGTTGGATGATACGCGTGCCCGAAAAAAAAAGAAAGCAGTGATTGCAATACTTATTGATGCTTTGGGATGGGAACTTGTAAAAAAATATAAAGCGTTTTCCGACATCGCTGATTATAGAACAGGGTTGAGGACCATTCTTGGTTTCAGCAGTTCGGCAGTGCCGACAGTACTTTCAGGCGTGTCCGGGGATAAAATGGAGCTTTGGAATTCTGTTTATTATTCTCCTCAGACTTCTCCTTACAAGTGGTTGAAACGGTTTGAATGGGTACCTGAACTACTAAAAGAAAATAGATATTCTAGATTCCTTATTCGACAATTTTCACGGAGAATGGCAAAACATAGAGGGTATTTCAGCGACTTTGCAATTCCTGTAAAATATCTCCCTCAATTTGATCTCTGTGAAAAAAGAAATATTTATTCTCCTGGTGGGCTGATAGGTAATCAATCTATTTTTGATGATTTGGAAAGGATTCAGAAGAAATACAAGGTGTATTCCTATGTTCAGGGGGCTTCAGATGAGCATATATTCTCAAAGGTTAATAACGATATAATTAATTCAACTTCTGATGTTTTTTATCTTTATTTGTGTCAGCTTGACGCCTTCCTCCATGCTCATGTAAATGAACCGGAAAAGGTGAAACAAAAGATAAGGTGGTATGAAAGACAAGTTACAAACCTGGTCGAAAACGCTCAAAAACATTATTGCAACATTGTTCTTCATATATTTTCCGACCATGGCATGGTACCTATAAAATCAACAGTCGATATGATAACAACCATCAAAGAACTTGGATTCACAGAAGGTAAGGATTATGCTGTGATGTATGATTCAACCATGGCACGTTTTTGGTTTATGAACGCAAAATGCAGAGACGCTATAACTCAGAAATTATTCGAACTTGAATACGGTAATATAGTCAGCGATACAATACTGAAAGAAGAAGGCGCTTTTTTTGAAGATAGAAGGTTTGGTGAAATTATATTTCTTATGCAACCCGGAACATTGATTTGCCCAAGTTATATGAGTTATACTCCTGTTCAGGGTATGCATGGGTTCTCTCCAGATGATCCAGATATGGAGGCTTCTTATTTGGCTAATATAGTACCGAAAGCGCCACCAAAACATATTCGGGATATAAAAAGGGCTATTTTAGAAACAATATAG
- a CDS encoding glycosyltransferase produces the protein MKKKMRLALFLNTVSFGGVEKHVAEIAIGMNPKKFEVFLICPLELAPHFHLTSEDRYTIFPVKQIEGFSYRPFMEFITLLRNLKPDILHCHLYNATRVGAPAAVFSGVPAVIETGHLVERWRSGFKKVIPNGIDMLISNLVDQMVAVSTPVAEYFINEKRYPVQKVSTIHNWCDLNSFSHRGVSTQNIAKLKNELGLPGEATILGIIGRLEEQKGHRYLFKVLPDLIRRFPNTHILVIGQGSLERFLRKKANQDQIQNNVHFLGFREDIPELMALLDILLLPSLFEGMPLTLIEGAAMGIPSIATNVDGSADVIQNGESGFLIPVADTEALKSCIEKLIISPDLRKTMSIAAMKFAKKHFDMKRQLQKLENLYEAVLERKIEKK, from the coding sequence ATGAAAAAAAAAATGAGGCTTGCTCTCTTTTTGAATACGGTTTCGTTTGGGGGCGTTGAGAAACATGTTGCCGAAATAGCCATTGGAATGAATCCAAAAAAATTTGAAGTTTTTTTGATCTGTCCCCTCGAATTGGCACCCCATTTCCATTTAACATCAGAAGATAGATATACTATTTTTCCTGTGAAGCAAATTGAAGGCTTTAGTTATCGTCCTTTTATGGAATTCATTACTCTTCTTCGTAACCTTAAACCGGACATCCTGCATTGTCATTTGTATAATGCAACAAGAGTAGGAGCACCGGCAGCGGTTTTTTCCGGAGTTCCTGCAGTCATTGAGACCGGTCACCTTGTTGAAAGATGGCGGTCTGGATTCAAAAAGGTGATCCCCAATGGGATAGATATGCTGATAAGCAATTTGGTTGATCAAATGGTTGCTGTAAGTACGCCTGTCGCAGAATATTTCATTAATGAAAAAAGATATCCGGTTCAAAAAGTGAGTACGATCCATAATTGGTGCGATCTGAATTCCTTTTCACATAGAGGCGTTTCCACACAGAATATAGCAAAACTTAAAAATGAGCTGGGACTGCCAGGCGAAGCAACTATTCTTGGAATCATTGGAAGGCTTGAAGAACAAAAAGGGCATCGATATTTGTTCAAAGTTTTACCAGACCTGATTAGACGTTTCCCCAATACCCATATTTTGGTTATTGGCCAGGGAAGTCTTGAGCGTTTTCTTAGAAAAAAAGCGAATCAGGATCAAATACAAAATAATGTGCATTTTCTGGGGTTCCGGGAAGATATCCCGGAACTGATGGCTTTGCTGGATATACTTCTTCTTCCTTCTCTTTTTGAAGGCATGCCGCTTACTCTTATTGAAGGTGCTGCTATGGGGATACCATCTATTGCTACAAACGTGGACGGAAGTGCGGATGTTATCCAGAATGGTGAATCCGGTTTTTTGATACCAGTGGCAGACACAGAAGCACTTAAAAGTTGCATAGAAAAACTGATAATCTCGCCTGATTTGCGAAAAACAATGTCTATCGCTGCAATGAAGTTTGCAAAAAAACATTTTGATATGAAACGGCAGCTGCAGAAATTAGAAAATCTTTATGAAGCTGTGCTGGAAAGAAAAATTGAGAAAAAGTAA
- a CDS encoding glycosyltransferase, whose translation MFSLDEIFFIVFSDDWGEHPSSCQHLFRYIGSRYRTLWINTVGMRTPKLTKTDIYKAVHKIRRMFSRTAKHPSPQKFPDKLTVIQPLMLPFQNISCLRYFNKVSVQRAIQRFMRTQQSYKHLIYLITAPNGEDYAGLLDESKIVYYCVDDFSEWPGHDKQLIIEMEKSLISKSDLFFATADTLFTKLKKYGKPVFSFSHGVDVELFSNLPDRNHHWLDNIPRPIVGYFGLFDDRSDQKLLADTAKNHPDVSFVITGNVVTDVTLLEKEPNVYFTGPVPYQSLPAIVAGWDICMLPYKMNALTESINPLKLKEYIATGKPVISTPLPEVVSLSQWIHIHSGQDEWRKAITQILSGKELTGNCEERRQFIHEHSWENKALFMLDKIFAQIG comes from the coding sequence ATGTTTTCATTGGATGAAATTTTTTTCATAGTTTTTTCTGACGATTGGGGCGAACATCCTTCTAGTTGCCAACATCTTTTTAGATATATTGGTTCCAGATATCGTACCCTTTGGATCAACACCGTAGGGATGCGAACACCGAAACTGACGAAAACAGATATTTATAAAGCTGTTCATAAAATTCGTAGAATGTTTTCTCGTACTGCCAAACATCCATCTCCCCAAAAGTTTCCTGATAAACTTACTGTCATTCAACCATTGATGTTGCCTTTTCAGAATATTAGCTGTTTACGGTATTTTAATAAGGTATCAGTACAGCGGGCAATTCAGCGTTTTATGCGTACGCAACAATCGTATAAACATCTTATTTATCTTATAACTGCACCGAATGGCGAAGATTATGCAGGTTTATTGGATGAAAGTAAAATTGTTTATTACTGTGTTGATGATTTTTCAGAGTGGCCGGGGCATGATAAACAGCTTATAATTGAAATGGAAAAATCCCTTATATCAAAAAGTGATTTGTTTTTTGCAACAGCAGACACTCTTTTTACGAAGCTGAAAAAGTATGGAAAACCTGTTTTCTCTTTTTCCCACGGAGTAGATGTCGAGCTTTTCAGTAATCTGCCTGATCGAAATCACCATTGGTTAGACAATATTCCCCGTCCCATTGTCGGATACTTTGGACTATTTGATGATAGAAGTGATCAAAAGTTATTGGCTGATACAGCAAAAAATCATCCTGATGTTTCTTTTGTCATAACCGGAAATGTAGTGACAGATGTAACCCTTCTTGAAAAGGAGCCAAATGTCTATTTTACGGGGCCTGTGCCTTACCAAAGTTTGCCAGCTATTGTTGCCGGGTGGGATATTTGTATGCTGCCATACAAAATGAATGCACTTACCGAGTCGATAAATCCGTTAAAGCTTAAAGAATATATCGCTACTGGCAAACCTGTAATCTCAACGCCCCTTCCTGAAGTCGTATCACTTAGCCAATGGATTCATATCCACTCAGGCCAGGATGAATGGCGCAAGGCTATTACTCAGATTCTATCAGGGAAAGAACTTACCGGGAATTGCGAAGAAAGGCGTCAATTTATTCATGAGCACTCTTGGGAAAACAAAGCGTTATTTATGCTTGATAAAATTTTTGCACAAATCGGATAA
- a CDS encoding NAD-dependent epimerase/dehydratase family protein: protein MKILIVGGSGFIGTELTGMLLKRGHIIVILDLKKSSQFPELCIQGDIRDLEAVIEASKECDLIINLAAEHADNVEPISLYYDVNVGGIKNVIAAAKANTIKKILFTSTAAVYGLDKGEVVETMTPDPFNDYGHSKYQAEQALLKWAEEYPESDLIILRPTVVFGENNRGNVYNLFHQIYSNRFAMVGSGRNEKSVAYLKNIVAFMDYIISKGSGVGIYNYTDKPDLSMNELVEITRASLKKKGRLLRFPYAFGLMVGYFFDLLSTITHREFPVSSIRIKKFCEHTTLNGDKLFATGFRAPYSLAEAIDNTIKYEFLKG from the coding sequence ATGAAAATCTTAATTGTAGGCGGAAGCGGGTTCATAGGGACCGAATTAACGGGCATGCTTTTGAAACGTGGACATATCATCGTAATATTAGATTTGAAAAAAAGTTCTCAGTTTCCGGAATTATGTATTCAAGGGGACATCAGGGATCTTGAAGCTGTTATTGAAGCATCAAAAGAGTGCGATCTTATCATTAACCTCGCTGCAGAACATGCCGATAACGTTGAACCGATCTCTCTTTATTACGATGTAAACGTAGGAGGGATTAAAAACGTTATAGCTGCGGCAAAGGCCAACACAATTAAAAAAATACTTTTCACCAGTACCGCTGCTGTATATGGCCTAGATAAGGGGGAAGTTGTTGAGACCATGACCCCGGATCCGTTTAACGATTATGGGCACAGTAAATATCAGGCAGAACAAGCGTTGCTTAAATGGGCAGAAGAATATCCGGAATCTGATCTGATTATATTACGTCCAACAGTGGTTTTTGGAGAAAACAATCGAGGAAATGTATATAATCTATTTCACCAGATTTACAGTAACCGCTTCGCAATGGTTGGTTCCGGCAGGAATGAAAAATCCGTGGCATATCTTAAAAACATTGTCGCGTTTATGGATTATATTATTAGCAAAGGTAGTGGTGTCGGCATATATAATTACACCGACAAACCAGATCTCTCAATGAATGAGCTGGTTGAAATTACAAGGGCAAGTCTGAAGAAAAAAGGGCGGTTGCTCAGATTCCCCTACGCTTTTGGCCTGATGGTCGGTTATTTTTTTGACCTCCTTTCTACTATTACCCACAGGGAGTTTCCCGTCAGTTCCATCCGGATTAAGAAATTTTGTGAGCATACTACATTAAATGGGGATAAATTATTTGCAACAGGGTTTAGGGCTCCTTACAGCTTGGCAGAGGCAATTGACAACACGATCAAATATGAATTTTTAAAAGGATAA
- a CDS encoding oligosaccharide flippase family protein, translating into MIKKLHTFFKSFLFSGDGSFLKKIFQGGTWLSLGLAATNLIGLFKAAVMVRFLKPEDFGLMGIAFVTLRWLEVLSESGFSAALIHKKGDISPYLNTAWGIQICRGTLLAALLFLFGNIIAKIAFSNEQAGIIIQATGLIAFVKSLINPAVIQLKKRLDLKVEFCWRLSGAIAGFIAGVVAAVMLKNVWALVLSVVISQTVVVVVSYWVYPFKPQFKISFRKTKELFGYGRSIFLANLFAFFREWADSLIVVKTCGLTSLGFYQISRQFSYDPSIQFGLGIRGVMFPAFSMLKNKTDIISTYFKSLKYISALMFPFAIVFTLYTDSIISLLMGSNWLPAAPTLKWLVWASIVLMLSGINHSCLAGIGKPQYSAIANGVSMLGLALFFLPTFRALHETGMAICIAITLIISFTVQISMVLKYLQVSISDFIAFNGLPIVCIIPFIVLIFFHTDLGVFQQVFFLIGAVIWMMLCIIHTIRKEIVIREKGAFHGS; encoded by the coding sequence ATGATAAAAAAATTACATACATTTTTTAAGAGCTTTCTTTTTTCAGGAGATGGTTCTTTTTTAAAAAAAATTTTTCAAGGTGGCACATGGCTTTCCCTTGGCTTGGCTGCGACAAATTTGATTGGCTTGTTTAAAGCCGCAGTAATGGTTCGTTTTTTAAAGCCTGAAGATTTTGGTCTCATGGGTATCGCCTTCGTTACCTTACGATGGCTTGAAGTCCTTTCAGAAAGTGGATTTAGTGCAGCATTAATCCATAAAAAAGGTGATATAAGCCCGTATCTGAATACAGCTTGGGGAATTCAGATCTGTAGAGGCACTCTTTTGGCCGCCCTCCTTTTTTTATTTGGCAATATAATTGCGAAAATCGCTTTTTCTAATGAACAAGCTGGCATCATTATTCAGGCTACCGGGCTCATCGCTTTTGTAAAAAGTTTAATTAACCCGGCAGTTATACAATTGAAAAAAAGACTTGATTTAAAGGTGGAGTTCTGCTGGCGACTTTCAGGAGCTATTGCGGGGTTCATTGCTGGAGTGGTAGCAGCTGTTATGCTTAAAAACGTCTGGGCACTTGTTCTTTCAGTTGTTATTTCTCAAACAGTCGTAGTCGTTGTTTCATATTGGGTTTATCCTTTTAAACCACAATTTAAAATTTCTTTTAGGAAAACGAAAGAATTATTCGGATATGGACGATCAATTTTTCTGGCAAACTTGTTTGCATTTTTTCGAGAATGGGCTGACAGCCTTATTGTTGTTAAAACATGCGGCTTAACATCCCTTGGGTTTTATCAGATTTCAAGGCAATTTTCCTATGATCCTTCGATTCAATTTGGGCTAGGTATTCGAGGCGTTATGTTTCCTGCTTTTTCCATGTTAAAAAATAAAACGGATATTATTTCCACTTATTTCAAATCCTTGAAATATATTTCAGCTCTTATGTTCCCTTTTGCTATTGTTTTTACTTTGTATACGGACAGCATTATTTCTCTTCTAATGGGATCAAACTGGCTCCCTGCTGCCCCAACTTTAAAATGGCTTGTGTGGGCATCTATAGTATTGATGCTCAGTGGAATCAACCATAGTTGCCTGGCAGGAATAGGCAAGCCCCAGTATTCTGCAATCGCAAACGGTGTGAGTATGCTTGGATTGGCGCTTTTTTTCTTGCCCACATTTAGGGCTCTTCACGAAACTGGAATGGCTATTTGTATTGCCATCACGCTAATTATATCTTTTACAGTGCAAATTTCTATGGTCCTCAAGTATTTACAGGTGAGTATCTCAGACTTTATTGCTTTTAATGGTTTACCCATTGTCTGCATCATTCCTTTTATTGTACTTATTTTTTTCCACACGGACCTTGGTGTCTTTCAACAAGTCTTTTTTCTTATAGGTGCTGTGATATGGATGATGCTTTGCATCATACACACCATAAGAAAAGAAATAGTGATAAGAGAAAAAGGAGCTTTTCATGGTAGCTAA
- a CDS encoding O-antigen ligase family protein translates to MFFYYLMIFLFAFNTHPILSAEIGGFTTVKIAGGIALIYGIWNHCGSNRKSKISKSMLAFFTFFVFAFLISSLLNCVPLNVRYGPRFVSALLLVACTIFLVKDTKQISKIIYILIISMDFSTLWIIKQYLGGMRRPGGTFGDSNYYAIAAVFIIGLTLVLGKNGQQRSLFFYGSTILNSVGLILSGSRGGILGIGVAVFYLWWTSKNKIRNAIVFIITITTLVTVVPNNLEERFNNTNTGARVSTEHRVRILEIGWELFKTKPVFGIGPGNYKIESGDFFEDKQLSRMAHNSYLEVLTELGLTGIFPFLGMCFCCIRQFQKKIRSLKQRDERKSELEIYCRAILIGFMGYLIGVVFLSAEYEKILWLCFALALIIAAIPSAASEDSALDEA, encoded by the coding sequence ATGTTTTTTTATTATTTAATGATTTTTTTATTTGCGTTCAATACTCATCCCATACTTTCTGCTGAAATAGGTGGCTTTACCACTGTGAAAATAGCCGGAGGGATAGCTTTGATTTATGGCATTTGGAATCATTGCGGCTCTAATAGAAAATCAAAAATATCAAAATCAATGCTTGCATTTTTCACATTTTTTGTATTCGCTTTTTTAATTTCTTCTTTATTGAATTGTGTCCCGCTTAATGTGCGCTACGGTCCTCGGTTCGTCTCTGCCCTTCTTCTTGTAGCCTGTACTATATTTCTCGTAAAGGATACTAAGCAAATTAGTAAAATAATTTATATTCTAATTATTTCAATGGATTTTTCTACTCTATGGATTATTAAGCAATATCTTGGCGGGATGCGAAGGCCCGGCGGTACATTTGGGGATTCAAATTATTACGCCATTGCAGCAGTCTTCATCATTGGTTTGACTCTGGTATTGGGTAAAAATGGACAGCAAAGATCATTATTTTTTTATGGAAGCACTATTTTGAATTCTGTTGGGCTCATACTATCAGGATCTCGGGGCGGAATACTTGGAATAGGTGTTGCCGTATTTTATCTGTGGTGGACTTCAAAGAATAAAATACGGAATGCTATTGTGTTCATAATTACAATAACTACATTAGTCACTGTGGTACCCAATAATCTTGAAGAAAGATTCAACAATACAAATACGGGTGCTCGTGTCTCTACAGAGCATAGAGTTAGAATTTTAGAAATTGGATGGGAACTTTTTAAGACAAAACCGGTTTTTGGAATTGGTCCCGGAAACTATAAAATTGAATCAGGAGATTTTTTTGAGGATAAACAGTTGAGCAGAATGGCTCATAACTCCTACTTGGAAGTTTTAACTGAGCTTGGGTTGACAGGAATTTTTCCTTTTCTTGGGATGTGCTTCTGTTGTATCCGGCAGTTTCAAAAAAAGATCAGATCTCTGAAACAAAGAGATGAAAGGAAAAGCGAACTTGAAATATATTGCCGTGCCATTCTGATAGGGTTCATGGGGTATCTCATTGGAGTAGTTTTTTTGTCTGCGGAATATGAGAAAATTTTATGGTTGTGTTTCGCTCTTGCCTTAATTATAGCTGCGATACCATCGGCAGCAAGTGAAGACAGCGCATTGGACGAAGCATGA
- a CDS encoding glycosyltransferase, with amino-acid sequence MMIALFIISCLFIALIVFSPWCISLMSAVKHKQDAYKGESILKVSIILPAYNEEECIEEKLSNLKERSEELMLDYEVLIGSDGSTDNTVKIANEFIARHRLSNWKVFDFSNVGKCQTINRLVQQSTGECILSTDCDTILHPFALHALIDMFQSNRSLGCISSVPLYDLGEKSVQQRYWSIDLLIREKESENGELIVFNGWLYGFRKQAFETIPTGVMADDLWIPISILLGGWRSMQCQESIVSCHRTDEETELHKRCRVMAGGMDVVFRLFKRLLLSPVLLSIVFLHKINRWMVSIWAPLVITSFFLAFFPFYIVVCFFLILVLSFLSISRFRNIIITIIQPILAFFKVIRSNDLGRWDHAGRK; translated from the coding sequence ATGATGATCGCACTTTTTATTATCAGCTGCCTTTTTATTGCGCTTATTGTTTTTTCGCCTTGGTGTATCAGCTTGATGTCTGCTGTAAAACATAAACAGGATGCTTATAAAGGCGAATCGATATTAAAAGTATCTATCATTTTGCCTGCTTACAATGAGGAAGAATGCATTGAAGAAAAATTGAGCAATTTGAAGGAAAGAAGTGAGGAACTGATGCTGGATTATGAGGTTCTTATCGGTTCTGATGGCAGCACAGATAACACTGTTAAGATTGCAAATGAATTCATTGCCCGTCACCGACTGTCCAACTGGAAAGTTTTTGACTTCAGCAATGTTGGGAAATGTCAAACTATCAACCGCCTTGTTCAGCAAAGTACTGGGGAATGTATATTGTCAACAGACTGTGATACCATCCTGCACCCGTTTGCTCTTCATGCGCTTATCGACATGTTTCAGAGCAACCGTTCATTGGGTTGTATATCTTCTGTGCCGCTATACGATTTAGGAGAAAAATCTGTTCAGCAGAGATATTGGTCTATAGACCTTCTTATCAGGGAAAAAGAGTCAGAAAATGGAGAGCTTATTGTATTCAACGGCTGGCTATATGGATTTCGAAAGCAAGCATTTGAAACTATCCCGACAGGCGTCATGGCGGACGATCTATGGATACCTATTTCAATTCTGTTAGGTGGTTGGCGGAGCATGCAATGCCAGGAAAGTATCGTCAGTTGTCACCGCACTGATGAAGAAACAGAGCTGCACAAACGATGTCGGGTTATGGCTGGCGGGATGGACGTTGTATTTCGATTATTTAAAAGACTACTTCTTTCTCCTGTTCTTTTGAGCATTGTTTTTCTCCATAAAATTAACCGGTGGATGGTGTCCATTTGGGCTCCTTTGGTCATCACCAGTTTCTTTCTTGCGTTTTTTCCTTTTTACATTGTCGTTTGTTTTTTTTTGATTTTAGTCCTCTCTTTTTTGTCTATTTCCAGATTTCGAAATATTATTATTACAATAATACAGCCTATTCTTGCTTTTTTTAAAGTTATTCGCAGCAACGATTTGGGTAGATGGGATCATGCTGGCCGGAAATGA